In a genomic window of Apteryx mantelli isolate bAptMan1 chromosome 2, bAptMan1.hap1, whole genome shotgun sequence:
- the MTFR1 gene encoding mitochondrial fission regulator 1 isoform X2, translating into MICWVKRLIRMAFEQVGLNMDSVLWSSKPYGSSRSIVRKIGSNLSLIQCPRVRFQLTSHATEGNHPNQLREDAVASFADVGWIAQEESEVSTRLRSEVWSKTAQPLSGELHHSGRQVYLPNLLQEEPVSRSTVTANEEALQKISALENELATLRAQIAKIVILQEQQNLTAVGLSPVASAAVPVVLSPPPPPPPPPPPPLPPASLQRSMSAIELIKERKNKKTNCGQSLIENGPKKPEIPNMLEILKDMNSVKLRSVKRSSEGTKSKVADPTDPAALIAEALKKKFAYRYRSDSQSETEKVIPKSETKTEVVLFGPHMLKSTGKMKTLIEKS; encoded by the exons ATGATTTGCTGGGTTAAGCGCTTAATTAGGATGGCTTTTGAACAAGTTGGATTAAACATGGACTCA GTACTTTGGTCAAGCAAGCCTTACGGTTCATCTCGAAGTATTGTAAGAAAAATTGGTAGTAACCTCTCTCTCATCCAGTGTCCAAGAGTTCGGTTTCAG CTTACTTCTCATGCCACAGAAGGAAACCATCCTAATCAACTTAGAGAAGATGCAGTGGCCTCCTTTGCCGATGTGGGATGGATTGCTCAAGAGGAAAGTGAAGTTTCTACAAGGCTCAG ATCAGAAGTTTGGTCAAAAACAGCCCAGCCTCTTTCAGGTGAACTACACCACTCTGGAAGACAGGTGTACTTACCAAACCTGTTACAAGAAGAACCAGTGTCCAGGAGCACAGTGACCGCAAATGAAGAAGCTCTGCAGAAGATCAGTGCTCTCGAAAATGAACTAGCCACTTTAAGAGCACAAATAGCCAAAATTGTAATCTTGCAAGAACAGCAGAATCTGACAGCAG TTGGGTTAAGTCCAGTTGCTTCAGCTGCTGTCCCTGTTGTGTTgtcgccgccaccaccaccaccacctcctccacCTCCCCCGCTTCCTCCCGCAAGTCTACAACGGAGTATGTCTGCAATTGAGCTCATTAAAGAacggaaaaacaaaaaaacaaactgtgggCAGTCTCTCATAGAAAATGGACCAAAGAAACCTGAAATACCAAACATGCTAGAAATCCTCAAAGATATGAATAGCGTGAAACTACGCTCAGTGAAAAG atcaTCAGAAGGTACAAAATCTAAAGTAGCTGACCCTACAGATCCTGCAGCGTTAATAGCAGAAGCTCTCAAAAAGAAATTTGCTTATCGATACCGAAGTGACAGCCAAAGTGAAACTGAAAAAGTGATTCCAAAGTCTGAAACAAAGACCGAAGTAGTGCTG tttgGACCGCACATGCTGAAGTCGACAGGAAAAATGAAGACTTTAATTGAAAAATCTTAA
- the MTFR1 gene encoding mitochondrial fission regulator 1 isoform X1: MSRQLIDKSQELVTTALEGLWNLFSPVGPEGLSPSLKRRFPFQMICWVKRLIRMAFEQVGLNMDSVLWSSKPYGSSRSIVRKIGSNLSLIQCPRVRFQLTSHATEGNHPNQLREDAVASFADVGWIAQEESEVSTRLRSEVWSKTAQPLSGELHHSGRQVYLPNLLQEEPVSRSTVTANEEALQKISALENELATLRAQIAKIVILQEQQNLTAVGLSPVASAAVPVVLSPPPPPPPPPPPPLPPASLQRSMSAIELIKERKNKKTNCGQSLIENGPKKPEIPNMLEILKDMNSVKLRSVKRSSEGTKSKVADPTDPAALIAEALKKKFAYRYRSDSQSETEKVIPKSETKTEVVLFGPHMLKSTGKMKTLIEKS, encoded by the exons ATGAGCAGACAGCTCATTGACAAGAGCCAGGAGTTGGTGACCACAGCTTTAG AAGGACTATGGAACCTCTTCAGCCCTGTAGGTCCGGAAGGCTTAAGTCCAAGTTTGAAAAGGCGTTTTCCATTCCAGATGATTTGCTGGGTTAAGCGCTTAATTAGGATGGCTTTTGAACAAGTTGGATTAAACATGGACTCA GTACTTTGGTCAAGCAAGCCTTACGGTTCATCTCGAAGTATTGTAAGAAAAATTGGTAGTAACCTCTCTCTCATCCAGTGTCCAAGAGTTCGGTTTCAG CTTACTTCTCATGCCACAGAAGGAAACCATCCTAATCAACTTAGAGAAGATGCAGTGGCCTCCTTTGCCGATGTGGGATGGATTGCTCAAGAGGAAAGTGAAGTTTCTACAAGGCTCAG ATCAGAAGTTTGGTCAAAAACAGCCCAGCCTCTTTCAGGTGAACTACACCACTCTGGAAGACAGGTGTACTTACCAAACCTGTTACAAGAAGAACCAGTGTCCAGGAGCACAGTGACCGCAAATGAAGAAGCTCTGCAGAAGATCAGTGCTCTCGAAAATGAACTAGCCACTTTAAGAGCACAAATAGCCAAAATTGTAATCTTGCAAGAACAGCAGAATCTGACAGCAG TTGGGTTAAGTCCAGTTGCTTCAGCTGCTGTCCCTGTTGTGTTgtcgccgccaccaccaccaccacctcctccacCTCCCCCGCTTCCTCCCGCAAGTCTACAACGGAGTATGTCTGCAATTGAGCTCATTAAAGAacggaaaaacaaaaaaacaaactgtgggCAGTCTCTCATAGAAAATGGACCAAAGAAACCTGAAATACCAAACATGCTAGAAATCCTCAAAGATATGAATAGCGTGAAACTACGCTCAGTGAAAAG atcaTCAGAAGGTACAAAATCTAAAGTAGCTGACCCTACAGATCCTGCAGCGTTAATAGCAGAAGCTCTCAAAAAGAAATTTGCTTATCGATACCGAAGTGACAGCCAAAGTGAAACTGAAAAAGTGATTCCAAAGTCTGAAACAAAGACCGAAGTAGTGCTG tttgGACCGCACATGCTGAAGTCGACAGGAAAAATGAAGACTTTAATTGAAAAATCTTAA